The window ACATTAGCTTCAGGCCATAAGGCGAGGTCCCGCCTGTCAAATAAAAGGTATACTTCTGAGCACTCGTTACGGCTACGGGTGCGGTAAGGTTTATCACGGTTGTCCCCGAAGCAATGGTAATCCCTGCCTGTGTATACAACAAATCACCCGCAGCAACACTTTCTCCGGAATATATTGAAAGAGTCACGTTATTACTGGTGTTAAAGAGACTATAAAGCGTGACAGAAGACGCCTCTCCATCACAGGTAGCGGTAAAAGACTGGCCGACATCTGTCGTGTTTCTGATGCCAGTTTCTATAGCCTGAGTGTGAGTTACAGTACAGGCAGCGTCCGCCTGGGTGATCATTCCGAAACAGATTTGAGAAACAATCATAAACAGTAACAAAAACTTCATTATGCCTCCTTGGGAAAAGTAATTGAAACGATCTGGCGCAGATTTAACTGCAAAAAGTATCAAAGAAAAAAGTCTCTGTCAAAACCATACTCAAACCAGAAACCTCCAATATTGGTGCAAACTAAATCAATAGAAAATAGTAATCTGGTGGCAAGATACGGTTCTATGCCCAAAAAGGGTTTTCTGTTCCTTACTCAGGGGTTAAGACACGACTCTGAATGTCATCCATTCGTTCGGGTTCGTAAGACCTACGAAATGTGATCTTCTATTTTTTTTTGATAGGTAACGACTTGGACTCAAAATTGACTGATCAATTGCCCTTATCCCCTCACACAAGCTGTCCACTATGGGACTCCCAAATGACTGCTATAGAGATTTCAACAAACCCCAATCACACAAAGGCAAAATTTCTAAAGGACCGGAGGCGGACCGGAAAAACAAAAAGGATTTCGGGGCAATTCCTGAAATCCTTGTGTGTTATGGTGATCCCACCGGGAATCGAACCCGGGTTTCCGGCGTGAGAGGCCGGTTAGTATGTTTTACCTTGTTTTTTATGCACCTACCAAAACCCCTTATTTAAAGCATATTTGAGAATATCCGTTTTTCTTGACTTCCTTAAATTTACCCTGATATACTCCCAAAAGGTTGGAAATAGGGTTGGAAAATTTGAAATCCAACTTTTTACCCAAAATGGTCTAAAAAAGCCGGGAAGCACAAAATGCAAAAACGCTCGAAAACAAAGTATCCTGGGGTTTATTACCGTGATTCCAAAAGAGTTGGCGGTCCGGGGATAGAACGGGTTTATTATATTGTCTTCAAAAAAGACGGAAAAACGATAGAAGAAAAAATAGGAAGGCAATATGTAGATGACCTGACACCAGCAAAAGTAGCTGGGATTCGGGCAGAGCGTATTGAAGGGAAACGCCTGTCCAGAAAGGAAAACAGGGCATTAGCCGAAGCTGAAAAGGCTGCCGAAGCCAAAAGATACACCATAAACAGATTATGGGATGAGTACAGGCTCAACCGAACCCATGGCAAGGGGCTTGATATAGATACCAATAGATATGAGAATTACCTCAAAGAGCCGTTCGGCGAAAAAGAACCACAGGAGCTTGTCAAACTGGACGTTGACCGTATCCGGCTAAATCTTCTCAAGAAAAAATCCCCGCAAACAGTGAAGCATGTTTTGAATCTCCTTACCTGGATCATAAACTATGGAGTCAAAAACAATCTATGTGCAGGGGTATCCTTCCACATCCAGAAACCCACCGTGAACAATGAAAGAACAGAAGACCTGAACCCTGAACAGTTAACAAGCTTGCTTTCAGCAATCGAAAATGACCCTAACATTCCAGTGGGCAATATGATGAAAATGGCCCTGTATTCCGGCATGAGACGCGGAGAGCTTTTTAAATTAAAATGGAATGATGTGAGTTTTGACACAGGTTTTATCTGGATTCGTGATCCCAAGGGCGGGAAAGATCAAAAGATTCCCATGAATGATATGGCCAGGGGCGTATTGGAAAGCATTGCCAGGACAAAAAGCCCATACGTTTTCCCCGGCCAGGATGGAGAGAAGCGGGTAACGCTGGGGCGGTCAGGAACGAGGATTCGTGAAGCTGCGGGGCTACCTAAAAACTTTAGACCCATGCACGGCTTGAGGCACGCTTACGCCTCAATGCTGGCCAGTTCCGGCAATGTTGATATGTACGTTCTCCAAAAACTTATGACGCACAAATCCCCGCAGATGACACAGCGGTATGCACACTTGAGGGATGAGGCGCTAAAGAATGGTGCTGGTCAGATTGACGATATCTTCAAAAAACAGGCTGAGAATTCCCAGGAAGAAAAAATAGCAAATATCAAGGACCGGAAATAAATGGAGATGTATCCCTGATGGAAAGCGATTCCAGCATACTGATTTACGAAGGCCAGGAGGGTAACGTGAAAATTGATGTTCGCCTTCAGGATGAAACCGTATGGCTGACCCAGAAGGATATGGCCGAACTCTTTCAGACTACCAAACAGAACATTGGCCAACATCTCAAAAAGATTTTTGCAGAAGGTGAACTGGATGAAAATTTAGTTGTAAAGAAATTCTTTACAACTGCCTCCGACGGGAAGAAATACCAGACTGCCTTCTACAGCCTGGATGCAATTATCTCGACCGGCTACCGGATCAAATCCCATATTGCAACCCGGTTCCGTCAGTGGGCCACCCAACGGCTAAAGGAATATATCATCAAAGGGTTTACCCTGAATGATGAACGATTCAAGACCGGATCTTCCATGAACTATTTTACCGAACTCCAGGAGCGTATCCGGGAGATCCGCCTTTCAGAGCGATTCTTTTATCAGAAGATCAAAGACATTTACACCACAAGCATTGATTATGATCCCAGGGACGAAAATACAGTCTTGTTTTTTAAAACGATTCAAAACAAACTGCTTTGGGCTATCAGTCAGCAAACAGCCGCCGAGCTGATTTATAGACGTGTGGATGCCTCCTTACCCCTTATGGGTATGCAATCCTTTGATAAGAAGGGCAATGGTGCCGTCACAAAAAAGGATGTCAGCATTGCCAAGAATTACCTGGACGAAGATGAAATGAAACTCTTGGGTCTGCTGGTGGAACAATACCTTGCATTTGCTGAAACCATGGCCCAGCAGCAGACACCCATGTATATGAAAGACTGGATACAACGGTTGGATGCCATTATTCAATTGAACGGGCGGGACCTGCTCACCCATGCCGGTAAAATCAGTCGTGTTATGGCTGATGAAAGGTCCGCTATTGAATATGACAAATATCGCCAGGAGAAAAAGAGGCTTAATCGTGAAGAGAGCATGAAAGAGTTGGAGCGGGATATTAAGCAGCTATCCCCAAAAAAGAACGAAAAATAGCAATTTGTGTTTTCCCCAGGATAGGGTCCGGCTGATCACCGGTTCCGAACAGGCGGTTTCCTGGCCGCCCTTCCTGGGGTTTTTTAATCAGGGATCACAGCAGGAGGTGATATATTCAATTTCTATTTGGTGTCTCCATTGAAGAGATAAAAAAAAAAGCGTTTGGGTGTGGGTGCTTAAATGAGATCCAACTTGCTTATCTGCTTACAGCAGAAAGACAGTACTCTCTTGAGCAATTAGAATCTATTTGGCAAAGCATCGATCATGGAGCAAAAGACTTCATCAATTCCCCTGACTTTTCAACCCCTGGTAAAATAGTGCTAACCTGGCTCCAGCTGATCCAAAGCTTTCCCACATATTATGATTATTATCCAGCATGCTTTGAGTTTGAAAAAATATCAAAGCATTTTAGAGATATCTTCACATTACCCAAGCCTTTATTTTGCGAAGAATACGACGAATACCGTCTTCCTTCTAAGTATAAACCCCAAAAGCGAAATGAAGATTCGGACAAAGGTAAAGCTTATATTAGGGAACATCTGGATTTAGATCGTCTTGAAAGTATAGCTCAAGATTGGTTTGGGGTTTATGCCGTTAAGAAAATCTTGATTGAAAAAATCACAATTTGTCAGATAAGTATACCAAGTTTTTTGCAGGGGCATGAGTCATGGAACAACCATCAAAAGTACGGGATAATATTTTATTGTCCTACATTTTTTGAAGAGCGTATACCGACAGATAGCGGTGAATTTCAGAGCATGCTTAAAAGCAAACTGTTTTTACCTTCAATACATCAGGTTTTATTAAATGATATAGCAAATTTTGAGCTAAATTTGGAATTTGGCCCTCCTTTATTCAGCAATTTTTTTGATAGCGTTTACGAAAAAACAGCACCGAGTAGCTTTAAAGTGTCCCTCCGGCAAGCATGTGTATCCTGCTTTTTTCAGGAATGAGTTTTCCCTGAAGACCAAATTTATAGCAGCTACAACAAGTCTACAGAGCGTTGTCCTTATAATTCCAAGGCAACCATTTGGAAGGGTCTTTGAATAAGGCGGAAGAATTTTGTATCAGGGTAACCAGGTAATCAAGCGGATTGATTCGCATCAGGCGGCAGGTATGGATCAAACTCATGAACATGTCTCCAATGAAGGCGCCATGCTCTGTTCGGTAAAACAATGAGTTTTTCCGGTGTTGAATGCAGCGTTTCAAGCTTTGTTCACAAATATTATTATCCAGAGGAGCCCCCGGTATCTCCAAAAACCGCGTCA is drawn from uncultured Desulfobacter sp. and contains these coding sequences:
- a CDS encoding IPTL-CTERM sorting domain-containing protein; this translates as MKFLLLFMIVSQICFGMITQADAACTVTHTQAIETGIRNTTDVGQSFTATCDGEASSVTLYSLFNTSNNVTLSIYSGESVAAGDLLYTQAGITIASGTTVINLTAPVAVTSAQKYTFYLTGGTSPYGLKLMWGGVDNYPDGNAYYAGVWQAASTDFFFSVQIDDPAPAATAIPTLSELGMILFSILLGGIAIRKLNRLQNNHAI
- a CDS encoding site-specific integrase — protein: MQKRSKTKYPGVYYRDSKRVGGPGIERVYYIVFKKDGKTIEEKIGRQYVDDLTPAKVAGIRAERIEGKRLSRKENRALAEAEKAAEAKRYTINRLWDEYRLNRTHGKGLDIDTNRYENYLKEPFGEKEPQELVKLDVDRIRLNLLKKKSPQTVKHVLNLLTWIINYGVKNNLCAGVSFHIQKPTVNNERTEDLNPEQLTSLLSAIENDPNIPVGNMMKMALYSGMRRGELFKLKWNDVSFDTGFIWIRDPKGGKDQKIPMNDMARGVLESIARTKSPYVFPGQDGEKRVTLGRSGTRIREAAGLPKNFRPMHGLRHAYASMLASSGNVDMYVLQKLMTHKSPQMTQRYAHLRDEALKNGAGQIDDIFKKQAENSQEEKIANIKDRK
- a CDS encoding virulence RhuM family protein; translated protein: MESDSSILIYEGQEGNVKIDVRLQDETVWLTQKDMAELFQTTKQNIGQHLKKIFAEGELDENLVVKKFFTTASDGKKYQTAFYSLDAIISTGYRIKSHIATRFRQWATQRLKEYIIKGFTLNDERFKTGSSMNYFTELQERIREIRLSERFFYQKIKDIYTTSIDYDPRDENTVLFFKTIQNKLLWAISQQTAAELIYRRVDASLPLMGMQSFDKKGNGAVTKKDVSIAKNYLDEDEMKLLGLLVEQYLAFAETMAQQQTPMYMKDWIQRLDAIIQLNGRDLLTHAGKISRVMADERSAIEYDKYRQEKKRLNREESMKELERDIKQLSPKKNEK